One Streptomyces fagopyri DNA window includes the following coding sequences:
- a CDS encoding ABC transporter substrate-binding protein yields the protein MSNTVTRISLAAVAAAASVAVLAGCSSPAPSSDASASSCEPAKGKVTLQYWNTVPGMDKVVALWNKKNPDIQVQMKNISNDQYGTIGNALKAGKAPELAQVGYDELPFLRTQNAFVDASACSAATAAKSKFVPWTWSQSSFGGTGVFAFPQDTGPMALYVRSDIFKKHGLDIPKTWDDYAADARKLHKDDPGLSITFFDPNNAEAFNGLLWQNSAEMYKYSGDKWHVSVASDQSKQVADYWQKMIDAKLVRTDLAHGSTQMYTAYQKNQIASYVGAAWGYSMFRDNLPDQAGKWSIVPMPTWGSSAASGDWGGSTVAFMKGNKHLYESVKFNSWLNTDPEALALENKLGGLYPAATAGSELPALSQGVPYYNNEKIFDVFADSSKNIDTNFSWGPTQKTVNLSLQDAMAKATAGSGTLSDALSAAQATALKSMKDQAIPATAGK from the coding sequence ATGAGCAACACAGTCACGCGTATCAGCCTCGCCGCCGTCGCTGCGGCAGCCAGCGTCGCCGTACTCGCCGGGTGCTCGTCGCCCGCTCCGTCGAGTGACGCGTCCGCGTCCTCCTGCGAGCCGGCGAAGGGCAAGGTCACCCTCCAGTACTGGAACACCGTTCCGGGCATGGACAAGGTCGTCGCCCTGTGGAACAAGAAGAACCCTGACATCCAGGTTCAGATGAAGAACATCTCCAACGACCAGTACGGCACCATCGGCAACGCCCTCAAGGCGGGCAAGGCGCCGGAGCTCGCCCAGGTCGGTTACGACGAACTGCCCTTCCTGCGCACCCAGAACGCCTTCGTGGACGCCTCGGCCTGTTCGGCGGCCACCGCGGCCAAGTCGAAGTTCGTGCCGTGGACCTGGTCCCAGTCCAGCTTCGGCGGAACCGGCGTCTTCGCCTTCCCGCAGGACACCGGCCCGATGGCGCTCTACGTGCGCAGCGACATCTTCAAGAAGCACGGTCTGGACATCCCCAAGACCTGGGACGACTACGCGGCGGACGCGCGGAAGCTGCACAAGGACGACCCCGGACTCAGCATCACGTTCTTCGACCCGAACAACGCCGAGGCGTTCAACGGGCTGCTCTGGCAGAACAGCGCCGAGATGTACAAGTACTCCGGCGACAAGTGGCACGTCTCGGTCGCGTCCGACCAGAGCAAGCAGGTCGCCGACTACTGGCAGAAGATGATCGACGCCAAGCTCGTGCGCACCGACCTGGCCCACGGTTCGACCCAGATGTACACCGCGTACCAGAAGAACCAGATCGCCAGCTACGTCGGCGCCGCCTGGGGCTACAGCATGTTCCGCGACAACCTGCCCGACCAGGCCGGCAAGTGGTCCATCGTCCCGATGCCGACCTGGGGTTCGAGCGCCGCGTCCGGTGACTGGGGCGGTTCCACCGTCGCGTTCATGAAGGGCAACAAGCACCTGTACGAGTCGGTCAAGTTCAACTCCTGGCTGAACACCGACCCGGAGGCGCTCGCGCTGGAGAACAAGCTGGGCGGCCTCTACCCGGCGGCGACCGCCGGTTCGGAGCTTCCCGCGCTCTCGCAGGGTGTTCCGTACTACAACAACGAGAAGATCTTCGACGTCTTCGCGGACTCGTCCAAGAACATCGACACCAACTTCTCCTGGGGCCCCACCCAGAAGACGGTGAACCTGTCGCTTCAGGACGCGATGGCCAAGGCGACGGCGGGCAGCGGCACGCTCAGTGACGCGCTCTCGGCGGCCCAGGCGACCGCGCTGAAGTC
- a CDS encoding LacI family DNA-binding transcriptional regulator: MVSSSVSGEPRKVTIHDVARSAGVSRQTVSRALNDKDEIDGSTKQRVLDAARALGYRPSRFARGLVRQDTTTIGLVIPDLLNPFFTEVAAAALEAARARGWHVVVYDTADRAEEERGTLQVISSQVDAVVGYFSCPEDELQLFTRGMPVVLIGREHHTARFSSIRIDGEEGVHAAVAHLVAAGHTRIGMLDHHGRVDPSIRREWFTTAAVSHGIDADVVVGADQSADGGGAALRALLYAHPDVTAVFTFNDIIAIGVLREARRLGRSVPQDLAVIGFDGLQLGALVEPPLASVALDTRKLGALAIEQVARLLTGADPLAEDDLVVRAELRLAGSA; encoded by the coding sequence ATGGTGTCGTCGTCGGTGTCGGGGGAACCCCGAAAAGTCACGATCCATGACGTCGCCCGGTCCGCCGGGGTGTCCCGGCAGACCGTGTCGAGGGCACTGAACGACAAGGACGAGATCGACGGCTCCACCAAACAGCGCGTCCTCGACGCCGCCCGCGCGCTCGGATACCGGCCGTCCCGGTTCGCCCGCGGTCTGGTCCGCCAGGACACCACCACCATCGGGCTGGTCATACCCGACCTGCTGAACCCCTTCTTCACGGAGGTCGCGGCGGCCGCGCTGGAGGCGGCCCGGGCGCGCGGCTGGCACGTGGTCGTGTACGACACCGCGGACCGGGCCGAAGAGGAACGCGGCACCCTCCAGGTGATCAGCTCGCAGGTGGACGCGGTCGTCGGATACTTCAGCTGCCCCGAGGACGAACTCCAGCTGTTCACCCGTGGCATGCCGGTCGTGCTCATCGGCCGTGAACACCACACCGCGCGGTTCAGCTCGATCCGGATCGACGGTGAGGAGGGCGTCCACGCGGCGGTCGCGCACCTGGTGGCCGCGGGGCACACGCGGATCGGCATGCTCGACCACCACGGTCGCGTCGACCCCAGCATCCGGCGCGAATGGTTCACGACCGCCGCGGTGTCGCACGGGATCGACGCCGACGTGGTGGTCGGCGCGGACCAGTCGGCCGACGGCGGCGGAGCGGCGCTCAGGGCCCTGCTCTACGCCCATCCCGACGTCACCGCGGTCTTCACCTTCAACGACATCATCGCGATCGGCGTCCTGCGCGAGGCGCGTCGGCTCGGCAGGAGCGTCCCGCAGGATCTGGCCGTGATCGGCTTCGACGGCCTGCAGTTGGGCGCGCTCGTCGAGCCCCCGCTCGCCAGCGTCGCCCTGGACACGCGCAAGCTCGGCGCACTCGCCATCGAGCAGGTCGCACGGCTGCTGACCGGCGCGGACCCGCTCGCGGAGGACGATCTCGTCGTCCGTGCCGAGCTGCGGCTGGCCGGGTCCGCGTAA
- a CDS encoding TMEM165/GDT1 family protein — MTFDPLALITAFGLIFLAELPDKTMFASLAMGTRMRPLYVWFGTSTAFIVHVAIAVGAGSLLGMLPGMAVKLVSAALFAFGAFVLLRGGDDEDEDGGPKTVTGFWPVYTTAFMAVFISEWGDLTQITTANLAATNGWLPTAIGSALALMSVSALALLVGRFIAQRVPLKNVQRVGALCMGGLAVWTLVEAFTG; from the coding sequence ATGACCTTCGACCCCCTGGCGCTCATCACCGCCTTCGGGCTGATCTTCCTCGCAGAGCTCCCCGACAAGACCATGTTCGCCTCACTGGCCATGGGCACCCGGATGCGGCCCCTGTACGTGTGGTTCGGCACCTCCACCGCCTTCATCGTGCACGTGGCCATCGCCGTCGGCGCAGGCAGCCTGCTCGGCATGCTTCCCGGCATGGCCGTCAAGCTCGTCTCCGCCGCCTTGTTCGCGTTCGGCGCCTTCGTCCTGCTGCGCGGGGGAGACGACGAGGACGAGGACGGCGGCCCGAAGACCGTGACCGGCTTCTGGCCCGTCTACACCACGGCCTTCATGGCCGTCTTCATCAGCGAATGGGGCGACCTCACCCAGATCACCACGGCCAACCTCGCCGCCACCAACGGCTGGCTGCCCACCGCCATCGGCTCGGCCCTGGCCCTGATGTCGGTCTCCGCGCTCGCCCTGCTGGTGGGCCGTTTCATCGCCCAGCGCGTTCCCCTGAAGAACGTCCAGCGCGTCGGCGCCCTGTGCATGGGCGGACTCGCCGTCTGGACCCTGGTCGAAGCCTTCACCGGCTGA
- a CDS encoding WGR domain-containing protein has product MAAGSAVPTTYLELSQDSDGAHKFYEVGVDGPVVTVRYGRIGGAGQTQTTSFATPEKARSAAAKKVGEKVRKGYAPAVAGQRAPRAVTRRQVASAPSTARAVAPVLWRFRTGSSAFGIHVDDDRCWVGNQAGDVYTLDHEGGVLAHFSLPDGVKCLVADDFWIYAGCDDGSVYDLSSKVPFAAYDVAADVDIFWLDIHEGVLNVSDRGGRLTVIDHEDEHQWARRSQGEHAWMVRADDRAVYHGHQRGVTAYAPDGGGELWHTTTRGGVLFGWQEHDAVYAGTAHRVVQRLSKETGTIEATYTCDNAVYSCATSPGGRFVFAGDASSSVYCFDRDGTRLWKLGTGGGSALSMQYRDERLYLVTTDGSLVCLDASEAAVAAAQRGTVPVARDVKLAAALPARAPVTAVDAVTTVARAPGGAIVVECVRTNGRLRVQVVSEGYDTSWNVQFPRTIRQPGARYVVDALHPAAGGFYRVRGDIRRLL; this is encoded by the coding sequence ATGGCTGCCGGGTCCGCGGTGCCGACGACGTATCTGGAGCTTTCACAGGACAGCGACGGTGCGCACAAGTTCTACGAAGTGGGCGTCGACGGCCCGGTGGTGACCGTGCGGTACGGGCGGATCGGTGGCGCGGGGCAGACCCAGACGACGTCGTTCGCCACGCCGGAGAAGGCGCGGTCCGCCGCCGCGAAGAAGGTCGGGGAGAAGGTCCGCAAGGGTTATGCCCCGGCCGTCGCCGGGCAGCGCGCCCCGCGCGCGGTGACCCGGCGTCAGGTCGCCTCGGCGCCGTCCACCGCACGCGCGGTGGCCCCCGTGCTGTGGCGGTTCCGCACCGGCTCCTCGGCGTTCGGCATTCATGTCGACGACGACCGCTGCTGGGTCGGCAACCAGGCGGGCGACGTCTACACCCTGGACCACGAAGGCGGCGTCCTCGCCCACTTCAGCCTGCCGGACGGCGTGAAGTGCCTGGTGGCCGACGACTTCTGGATCTACGCGGGCTGCGACGACGGCAGCGTCTACGACCTGTCCTCGAAGGTGCCGTTCGCGGCGTACGACGTCGCGGCGGACGTGGACATCTTCTGGCTGGACATCCACGAGGGCGTACTGAACGTCTCGGACCGCGGCGGCCGGCTCACCGTCATCGATCACGAGGACGAGCATCAGTGGGCCCGACGCAGCCAGGGCGAACACGCCTGGATGGTCCGTGCCGACGACCGGGCCGTGTACCACGGTCACCAGCGGGGCGTCACCGCCTACGCACCGGACGGCGGCGGCGAGTTGTGGCACACGACCACACGCGGCGGCGTCCTGTTCGGCTGGCAGGAGCACGACGCCGTGTACGCGGGAACCGCGCACCGTGTGGTCCAGCGGCTGTCGAAGGAGACGGGCACGATCGAGGCCACCTACACCTGCGACAACGCGGTCTACTCGTGCGCGACCTCGCCGGGCGGACGGTTCGTCTTCGCCGGTGACGCGTCGTCGTCCGTCTACTGCTTCGACCGGGACGGGACCCGCCTGTGGAAGCTCGGCACCGGCGGTGGCTCGGCGCTGTCGATGCAGTACCGCGACGAGCGCCTGTACCTGGTGACCACGGACGGCTCGCTGGTCTGCCTGGACGCGAGCGAGGCGGCGGTCGCCGCGGCACAGCGGGGGACGGTGCCGGTGGCGCGGGACGTCAAGCTCGCCGCGGCCCTGCCGGCCCGCGCTCCGGTCACGGCCGTGGACGCGGTGACCACCGTGGCGCGAGCCCCGGGCGGGGCGATCGTCGTCGAGTGTGTACGGACGAACGGCCGGCTGCGCGTACAGGTGGTGTCCGAGGGCTACGACACGTCCTGGAACGTCCAGTTCCCGCGGACCATACGGCAGCCCGGCGCGCGCTACGTCGTGGACGCCCTGCACCCGGCGGCCGGCGGCTTCTACCGTGTCCGCGGCGACATCCGGCGACTGCTGTGA
- a CDS encoding VOC family protein — MSTIRQVQVTFDCAEPERLARFWCEVLGYVAPPPPEEFATWDDFNRSQSPEDRDSWFACSDPSGVGPRLYFQRVPEGKVVKNRVHLDVRAGTGLVGEERLATLEAECVRLVQLGAARVRVLLADGDNESCIVMQDIEGNEFCLD; from the coding sequence ATGTCAACGATCAGGCAGGTCCAAGTCACCTTCGACTGCGCGGAACCCGAGCGTCTCGCCCGCTTCTGGTGCGAGGTGCTGGGATACGTCGCACCACCGCCGCCGGAGGAATTCGCCACGTGGGACGACTTCAACCGCTCCCAGTCTCCCGAGGACCGAGACTCGTGGTTCGCCTGCAGTGATCCCTCAGGTGTGGGCCCGCGCCTGTACTTTCAGCGCGTGCCCGAGGGCAAGGTCGTCAAGAACCGGGTGCATCTCGACGTGAGGGCCGGCACCGGGCTGGTGGGCGAGGAGCGCCTGGCCACGCTCGAGGCCGAATGCGTACGACTGGTCCAGCTCGGCGCGGCACGTGTGCGGGTACTGCTGGCCGATGGGGACAACGAGTCGTGCATCGTGATGCAGGACATCGAGGGCAACGAGTTCTGTCTCGACTGA
- a CDS encoding DUF2470 domain-containing protein has translation MRFHSARVTRPTPAERVQSILYAAQSMTVVSDGSHTEVNRLDGAGALGRLHLHAPAEGGPAEPGARVPVRLEFTDIAPTAVRDRLRARVTLTGLLAAPYGDESSRSACMEFGQAVIEDGGGRRFVTLDELQAVGPDPMATSEAGMLTHLVDSHEELVPLLLRLVRPQPVRGVIRAVPLAVDRYGVTLRLEYPTTHRDVRLPFATPVDDIDQAGPRIRGLLATARRASHPSRLFA, from the coding sequence ATGCGTTTCCACAGCGCCCGCGTCACGCGGCCGACCCCCGCCGAACGTGTGCAGTCGATCCTGTACGCGGCCCAGTCCATGACCGTGGTGAGCGACGGGAGCCACACCGAGGTGAACCGTCTCGACGGCGCCGGCGCGTTGGGCCGCCTCCACCTCCACGCTCCGGCGGAAGGCGGTCCCGCCGAGCCCGGCGCGCGCGTCCCGGTCCGGCTCGAGTTCACCGACATCGCGCCCACGGCCGTACGCGACCGGTTGCGTGCCCGTGTCACCCTCACCGGGCTGCTCGCGGCTCCCTACGGCGACGAGTCGTCCCGAAGTGCCTGCATGGAGTTCGGGCAGGCGGTCATCGAGGACGGCGGGGGCCGACGGTTCGTCACGTTGGACGAACTCCAGGCCGTCGGCCCTGACCCGATGGCCACGAGCGAGGCGGGCATGCTGACTCACCTCGTGGACAGCCACGAGGAACTCGTCCCGCTGCTCCTGCGGCTCGTGCGGCCACAGCCGGTGCGGGGCGTGATCCGTGCGGTTCCCCTGGCCGTGGACCGTTACGGCGTGACCCTGCGCCTGGAGTACCCCACCACGCACCGCGACGTCCGGCTGCCGTTCGCCACGCCTGTCGACGACATCGACCAGGCCGGCCCCCGGATCCGTGGCCTCCTGGCCACGGCCCGACGCGCCTCCCACCCCAGCCGCCTCTTCGCCTGA
- a CDS encoding winged helix-turn-helix transcriptional regulator has product MSDALEVLGDRYSLPVLRELLYGFHRFSDLARLTGAPRTLLTGRLRRLEEAGVIVRRQYSERPVRHEYHLTEAGADLIPVILTLKEWGERHTGHAEPKAVFRHTCGAVLHPVTTCGECHEEIRPGGFEVAGGTHPPVMRG; this is encoded by the coding sequence ATGAGCGACGCGCTGGAGGTGCTCGGCGACCGTTACTCGCTGCCGGTGCTGCGCGAACTGCTCTACGGTTTCCACCGCTTCTCCGACCTGGCCCGACTCACCGGCGCGCCGCGGACCCTGCTGACCGGCCGGCTGCGCAGGCTGGAGGAGGCCGGAGTCATCGTGCGGCGCCAGTACTCGGAGCGCCCCGTGCGCCACGAGTACCACCTGACGGAAGCGGGCGCGGACCTGATTCCCGTGATCCTCACGCTCAAGGAATGGGGGGAGCGGCACACGGGTCATGCCGAACCCAAGGCCGTTTTCCGGCACACCTGCGGAGCGGTGCTGCATCCGGTGACCACCTGCGGTGAGTGTCATGAGGAGATCCGGCCGGGCGGGTTCGAGGTCGCCGGGGGCACGCATCCTCCGGTGATGCGTGGATAG
- a CDS encoding carbonic anhydrase: protein MGVVETLTDRNAEFAKNGFTEGLRMMPALKTIVIGCVDPRVDPAAVLGAEQGEIAAIRNVGGRVTPRTLMELVMLRKVTQAAGADLGPGWELVVLHHTQCGIGLLADQPELLADYFGTDAAGLPAQAVGDARAAVAHDVAALRAESRLEGVRVSGLVYDVETGRVETVVEP from the coding sequence ATGGGTGTCGTCGAAACCCTTACCGACCGTAACGCCGAGTTCGCGAAGAACGGCTTCACCGAGGGCCTGCGGATGATGCCCGCCCTCAAGACCATCGTCATCGGCTGTGTGGACCCGCGTGTGGACCCCGCGGCCGTCCTCGGCGCGGAGCAGGGGGAGATCGCCGCCATCCGCAACGTGGGCGGCCGGGTCACCCCGCGCACACTGATGGAGCTGGTCATGCTCCGCAAGGTGACCCAGGCCGCCGGGGCGGACCTCGGCCCCGGCTGGGAGCTCGTCGTGCTGCACCACACCCAGTGCGGGATCGGCCTGCTGGCGGACCAGCCGGAGCTGCTCGCCGACTACTTCGGGACCGACGCGGCCGGCCTGCCCGCCCAGGCGGTCGGCGACGCGCGCGCGGCCGTCGCCCACGACGTCGCCGCCCTGCGAGCGGAGTCCCGGCTCGAAGGCGTACGGGTCTCCGGCCTTGTCTACGACGTGGAGACCGGCCGCGTCGAGACCGTCGTCGAGCCGTAG
- a CDS encoding carbonic anhydrase: MTDTDELVRRNGDFVAAEFRTRPGLTINPTGNMMVVGCVDPRVDPTRILGLGLGEAAVIRNVGGRITPATLRTMNMLGKVGAANPDGKVSGDWNLVLLHHTDCGMTDLASFPELLAEYFEIPESELAAKSVSDPYGSVRVDTDLIRQEIRRPDFLVSGLVYDVSTGTVEIAVPPTPVPADRLPD, encoded by the coding sequence ATGACCGACACGGACGAACTGGTCCGGCGCAACGGGGACTTCGTCGCGGCGGAGTTCCGCACGCGACCGGGTCTCACCATCAACCCCACGGGCAACATGATGGTCGTCGGCTGCGTCGACCCCCGGGTGGATCCCACGCGGATTCTCGGACTCGGACTGGGCGAAGCGGCGGTGATCCGCAACGTGGGCGGCCGTATCACCCCCGCGACCCTGCGCACCATGAACATGCTCGGCAAGGTCGGCGCGGCGAACCCGGACGGCAAGGTGAGCGGCGACTGGAACCTCGTCCTGCTGCATCACACCGACTGCGGCATGACCGACCTGGCCTCCTTTCCCGAACTCCTCGCCGAGTACTTCGAGATCCCGGAGAGCGAACTCGCCGCCAAGTCGGTGAGCGACCCGTACGGTTCGGTCCGGGTGGACACCGACCTCATCCGGCAGGAGATCCGCAGGCCCGACTTCCTGGTGTCCGGGCTCGTCTACGACGTCTCCACCGGAACCGTCGAGATCGCCGTCCCGCCCACACCGGTCCCGGCCGACCGACTGCCGGACTGA
- a CDS encoding MBL fold metallo-hydrolase, which produces MCDSTHASVPDAARTAPRPAPGTATDPIALAPVDEIRITVLMDNTYDALLVGDSRTGRAGFGPATVPAGQFVSGRTSVGLLAEHGFSALVTVRRAERDTTLLFDAGLSPDGMVDNARRLGVDLTALQGVVLSHGHFDHAGGLSGLAAELGSGRMPMVVHPAVWTPRRVMTPQNVFEMPTLSKTALDAEGFEVIERRHPSLLVDGSVLITGEVDRTTGFEHGMPVSHQAWRDEHWRHDPLVIDDQALVVHLRGQGLVVLTGCGHAGAVNIVRHARRLTGVATVHALLGGLHLSGPAFEPVIGPTVAALTALAPKLLAPGHCTGWRAQHTLAAALPAAWVPSSSGTTHHLVAA; this is translated from the coding sequence ATGTGCGATTCCACTCACGCCTCCGTGCCCGATGCCGCGCGCACCGCCCCGCGTCCCGCGCCCGGCACCGCGACCGACCCGATCGCCCTCGCTCCCGTCGACGAGATCAGGATCACGGTCCTGATGGACAACACCTACGACGCGCTGCTGGTCGGTGACAGCCGGACGGGCAGAGCCGGTTTCGGGCCCGCGACCGTTCCCGCCGGACAGTTCGTGTCCGGCCGGACGTCCGTCGGTCTGCTGGCCGAGCACGGCTTCTCCGCCCTGGTGACCGTTCGGCGCGCGGAACGTGACACGACCCTGCTGTTCGACGCGGGTCTCTCACCCGACGGGATGGTGGACAACGCGAGGCGCCTCGGCGTCGATCTGACCGCTCTGCAGGGCGTCGTCCTGAGCCACGGCCACTTCGACCACGCCGGTGGCCTGAGCGGTCTGGCGGCCGAGCTGGGCAGCGGCCGGATGCCGATGGTCGTGCACCCCGCCGTGTGGACCCCGCGCCGTGTCATGACGCCGCAGAACGTCTTCGAGATGCCCACCCTCAGCAAGACGGCCCTCGACGCCGAGGGGTTCGAGGTCATCGAGCGGCGCCACCCCTCCCTGCTCGTCGACGGGAGCGTGCTGATCACCGGTGAGGTCGACCGCACCACCGGTTTCGAGCACGGCATGCCCGTCTCCCACCAGGCGTGGCGGGACGAGCACTGGCGTCACGACCCCCTCGTCATCGACGACCAGGCGCTGGTGGTGCACCTCAGGGGACAGGGACTGGTCGTGCTCACCGGGTGCGGACACGCCGGTGCCGTCAACATCGTGCGCCACGCGCGACGGCTCACCGGCGTCGCCACGGTGCACGCCCTGCTCGGCGGTCTTCACCTGAGCGGGCCCGCCTTCGAACCCGTCATCGGCCCCACGGTCGCCGCGCTCACCGCGCTGGCCCCGAAGCTGCTGGCTCCAGGGCACTGCACCGGCTGGCGCGCGCAGCACACCCTCGCCGCGGCCCTGCCGGCGGCGTGGGTTCCCAGCAGCAGCGGCACCACGCACCATCTCGTCGCCGCCTGA
- a CDS encoding sugar kinase, with translation MAALAPDPVGPLEDAEHLRLTVAGAESNVAMYLADHGIPVAWLSALGDDAPGRRVRACVAAAGVDVTHVRTDPDRPTGLLLKSPHPDGTRVHYYRSGSAASALGPGLLDTPPVRAASLLHVSGITPALSPSCRELVSRALGTAPAERPYAVSFDVNHRPALWRDDTAATVLRDLADRADVVFVGLDEAQNLWGADLTADGVRELLPRPRIVVVKDGAESATAAVLEGDVVVVPALRTRVVEPVGAGDAFAAGFLAGLLRGETLARALRLGHITAVSALGVTGDHGSLPDAGSVRRLLALSAEEWARVAREEGSSAGEESSGR, from the coding sequence ATGGCGGCCCTGGCTCCGGACCCGGTCGGTCCGCTGGAGGACGCCGAGCACCTGCGCCTGACGGTGGCGGGAGCCGAGTCCAACGTCGCGATGTACCTGGCCGACCACGGCATACCGGTGGCCTGGCTCTCCGCCCTGGGCGACGACGCGCCCGGCCGGCGCGTCCGGGCCTGCGTCGCCGCCGCGGGCGTCGACGTCACGCATGTCCGCACCGACCCCGACCGCCCCACCGGTCTGCTCCTCAAGTCCCCTCACCCGGACGGAACCCGCGTCCACTACTACCGTTCCGGGTCAGCGGCCTCCGCCCTCGGCCCCGGTCTGCTGGACACCCCACCCGTACGCGCAGCGTCCCTCCTGCACGTCAGCGGGATCACCCCGGCGCTGTCCCCGTCCTGCCGGGAACTGGTGAGCCGCGCGCTGGGCACCGCGCCCGCCGAACGGCCGTACGCCGTCAGCTTCGACGTCAACCACCGCCCCGCCCTGTGGCGCGACGACACGGCGGCCACCGTCCTGCGGGACCTGGCCGACCGTGCGGACGTCGTCTTCGTCGGTCTGGACGAGGCCCAGAACCTGTGGGGCGCCGACCTCACGGCCGACGGCGTACGGGAGTTGCTGCCGCGTCCGCGGATCGTCGTCGTCAAGGACGGCGCCGAATCCGCCACCGCCGCGGTCCTGGAAGGAGACGTCGTCGTGGTGCCGGCGCTGCGCACGCGGGTGGTCGAACCCGTCGGCGCGGGTGACGCCTTCGCCGCGGGATTCCTGGCCGGTCTGCTCCGCGGGGAGACCCTGGCGCGCGCCCTGCGCCTCGGCCACATCACGGCCGTCTCCGCCCTCGGGGTGACGGGCGACCACGGCTCGCTGCCCGACGCCGGGTCCGTACGCCGGCTCCTCGCGTTGTCCGCCGAGGAGTGGGCGCGGGTGGCGCGCGAGGAGGGATCGTCCGCCGGGGAGGAATCGTCCGGCCGGTGA
- a CDS encoding SMP-30/gluconolactonase/LRE family protein has protein sequence MNTPALVTRPDRLELGEGIRWTGEEVVLVDLLAGRLLRAPKDPAGPLEPLARLPFPVGAVAPVAGHPGTWIAAADTGVCLLAPGGATTWLARPEDGAAVRTRMNDAVADPSGRFWAGSMGYDADENAGSLYRVDHDGTVVRVLEGITIANGPAFTADGTVMYLADSARGVIRRHPVDPDTGVLGTAEVFATVDDGSPDGMTVDAEGALWVAVWGTGTVRRHLADGTPDRVLRLPASQPAGVCLEHDVLHVTTARVGLTDPRPEDGAVFSVRVDVPGPPTPAFRLHDAALPPVLPAGGPA, from the coding sequence ATGAACACCCCCGCGCTCGTCACCCGCCCCGACCGCCTGGAACTCGGCGAGGGCATCCGCTGGACGGGCGAGGAGGTCGTCCTCGTCGACCTCCTCGCCGGTCGCCTCCTCAGGGCGCCGAAGGACCCGGCCGGCCCCCTGGAGCCTCTGGCCCGACTCCCGTTCCCCGTAGGCGCGGTGGCCCCGGTGGCCGGGCACCCCGGCACCTGGATCGCCGCCGCGGACACCGGCGTCTGCCTGCTGGCGCCCGGCGGCGCGACCACCTGGCTGGCCCGGCCCGAGGACGGCGCGGCGGTCCGCACGCGCATGAACGACGCGGTCGCCGACCCCTCCGGCCGCTTCTGGGCGGGCAGCATGGGCTACGACGCCGACGAGAACGCCGGTTCGCTCTACCGGGTCGACCACGACGGCACCGTGGTCCGGGTCCTGGAGGGCATCACCATCGCGAACGGCCCCGCCTTCACCGCCGACGGCACGGTCATGTACCTCGCGGACAGCGCCAGGGGAGTGATCCGGCGCCACCCGGTCGACCCGGACACCGGCGTCCTCGGGACGGCCGAGGTCTTCGCCACGGTGGACGACGGCAGCCCCGACGGCATGACCGTCGACGCCGAGGGAGCCCTGTGGGTTGCCGTGTGGGGGACCGGTACCGTGCGCCGTCACCTCGCGGACGGCACGCCCGACCGCGTCCTGCGACTGCCCGCGAGCCAACCCGCCGGGGTGTGCCTGGAGCACGACGTCCTGCACGTCACCACCGCCCGGGTCGGGCTCACCGATCCGCGTCCCGAGGACGGCGCGGTCTTCTCCGTCCGTGTGGACGTGCCCGGCCCGCCGACGCCCGCGTTCCGCCTCCACGACGCCGCGCTCCCGCCGGTGTTGCCGGCCGGGGGACCCGCGTGA
- a CDS encoding bifunctional 4-hydroxy-2-oxoglutarate aldolase/2-dehydro-3-deoxy-phosphogluconate aldolase encodes MDLQAALAARRLLAIVRGGDADAALRTVLALAEEGVGLIEVSLSGADALTVIERARHALGPDALLGAGTVLTADDARAAHRAGAGFVVTPGLGDGVGAARDLGLPVLAGVLTPTDVIAARALGAEALKLFPAAPFGGADYLRALRGPFPDAPFVPVGGIDEAAAHACLTAGATAVGVGSPLVGDAADGGSLAALRDRARAFRVVAEEAGR; translated from the coding sequence GTGGATCTGCAAGCCGCCCTGGCCGCCCGTCGACTGCTCGCCATCGTCCGCGGAGGCGACGCGGACGCCGCGCTGCGCACGGTACTGGCCCTCGCCGAGGAGGGCGTCGGCCTCATAGAGGTGTCCCTGAGCGGAGCGGACGCCCTCACCGTCATCGAGCGGGCCCGGCACGCGCTCGGGCCCGACGCGCTCCTGGGCGCCGGGACGGTCCTGACCGCCGACGACGCCCGCGCCGCACACCGTGCGGGAGCCGGCTTCGTGGTGACACCCGGACTCGGCGACGGCGTCGGCGCGGCCCGGGACCTGGGCCTGCCGGTCCTCGCCGGGGTGCTGACCCCCACCGACGTCATCGCCGCCCGCGCGCTCGGCGCCGAGGCCCTGAAACTCTTCCCCGCCGCGCCCTTCGGCGGCGCCGACTACCTCAGGGCACTGCGCGGCCCCTTCCCCGACGCGCCGTTCGTCCCCGTCGGCGGGATCGACGAGGCCGCCGCCCACGCCTGTCTCACCGCCGGGGCCACGGCCGTCGGTGTCGGCTCGCCCCTGGTCGGCGACGCCGCGGACGGAGGCAGCCTCGCCGCGCTCCGCGACCGGGCCCGCGCCTTCCGCGTCGTGGCGGAGGAGGCCGGACGATGA